The following proteins come from a genomic window of Falco cherrug isolate bFalChe1 chromosome Z, bFalChe1.pri, whole genome shotgun sequence:
- the ZNF367 gene encoding zinc finger protein 367 codes for MAERLPPGPPVFFCQDSPKRVLVSVIKTTPIKHSSRQGGEEPAPAPPVPTSPGFSDFMVYPWRWGENAHNVTLSPGSTAAPSALPPPRGGAGRAPAEDDEKVAGTGGGGRHLKDGIRRGRPRADTVRDLINEGEQSSSRIRCNICNRVFPREKSLQAHKRTHTGERPYSCDYPDCGKAFVQSGQLKTHQRLHTGEKPFVCSENGCLSRFTHANRHCPKHPYARLKREELTDRLSKKQTADNKAVAEWLAKYWETREQRAPALKNKTIQKTDQEQQDPMEYLQSDEDGEDDEEKNSAHSAARHRRLQEQRERMHGALALIELANLAVAPLRQ; via the exons ATGGCGGAGCGGCTGCCGCCGGGCCCCCCAGTGTTTTTTTGCCAGGACTCCCCGAAGCGCGTCCTGGTTTCCGTTATCAAGACCACCCCTATCAAGCACTCATCGCGGCAGGGCGGCGAGGAGccggcgcccgccccgcccgtCCCCACCAGCCCCGGCTTTAGCGACTTCATGGTCTACCCCTGGCGCTGGGGCGAGAACGCCCACAACGTGACCCTCAGCCCCGGCAGCACCGCCGCCCCCTCCGCtctcccgccgccccgcgggggAGCAGGTAGAGCCCCCGCCGAGGATGACGAGAAGGTGGCCGGcacgggcggcggcggccggcacCTGAAG GATGGGATAAGGCGCGGCCGTCCGAGAGCAGACACCGTCCGCGACCTAATCAACGAAGGGGAGCAGTCTTCCAGCAGGATTCGTTGCAATATCTGCAACAGGGTCTTTCCGCGAGAGAAGTCGCTGCAGGCCCACAAACGAACTCATACCG gTGAAAGGCCTTATTCGTGTGACTACCCAGATTGCGGGAAAGCATTTGTTCAGAGTGGGCAGCTCAAAACTCACCAGCGTCTCCACACAGGGGAGAAACCTTTTGTCTGCTCGGAGAATG GCTGTCTGAGCAGGTTCACGCATGCAAACCGTCATTGCCCCAAACATCCATATGCACGACTGAAGAGGGAAGAGCTCACAGACAGGCTGAGTAAGAAGCAGACGGCTGACAATAAAGCTGTGGCTGAGTGGCTAGCAAA ATACTGGGAGACAAGAGAACAGCGTGctcctgctttgaaaaataaaacaatccaGAAAACGGATCAGGAACAGCAGGACCCTATGGAATATCTTCAGTCTGATGAAGATGGTGAAGAtgatgaagagaaaaacagtgctCATTCAGCTGCTCGCCACCGCCGCCTCCAGGAACAGCGTGAACGCATGCACGGCGCACTGGCGCTTATTGAGCTTGCAAACCTAGCTGTGGCACCCCTACGACAGTAG